Proteins from a single region of Haloplanus sp. GDY1:
- a CDS encoding pyridoxal phosphate-dependent aminotransferase: MSEFSPRVEAISISGIREVFEAAGEDAINLGLGQPDFPAPEHARAAAVEAIEAGEADAYTGNKGIRPLREAIAAKHERDQGVAVDPGDVIATAGGSEALHLALEAHVDAGQEVLIPDPGFVSYDALTKLAGGEPVPVPLREDLTLDPAAVEDAITDDTAAFVVNSPGNPTGAVSTEADVREFARIADEHDVICLSDEVYEHFVFDGDHHSPLSYADTDSVVVVNGCSKTYSMTGWRLGWVTASTRRIERMLRVHQYIQACASAPAQYAAEAALTGSQDVVDEMRDTFEERRDLLLARFSEMGVEVPTPQGAFYAMPRVPDGFVDACIERGVIVVPGDAFGANGAGHARISYANDTDTLDEALDVMADVVSDLR, translated from the coding sequence ATGTCCGAGTTCTCCCCGCGCGTCGAGGCCATCTCGATCAGCGGCATCCGCGAGGTGTTCGAGGCCGCCGGCGAGGACGCCATCAACCTCGGCCTCGGCCAACCCGACTTCCCGGCGCCGGAGCACGCCCGCGCGGCGGCCGTGGAGGCCATCGAGGCGGGCGAGGCCGACGCCTACACCGGCAACAAGGGCATCCGCCCGCTCCGGGAGGCCATCGCCGCCAAGCACGAACGCGACCAGGGCGTCGCCGTCGACCCGGGAGACGTCATCGCGACGGCCGGGGGGAGCGAGGCGCTCCACCTCGCCCTGGAGGCCCACGTCGACGCCGGCCAGGAGGTGCTGATCCCCGATCCGGGCTTCGTCTCCTACGACGCGCTGACGAAACTCGCGGGCGGCGAGCCGGTGCCGGTCCCCCTGCGCGAGGACCTCACCCTCGACCCCGCGGCGGTGGAGGACGCCATCACCGACGACACCGCAGCCTTCGTCGTCAACAGCCCCGGAAACCCCACCGGCGCCGTCTCCACCGAGGCCGACGTCCGCGAGTTCGCCCGCATCGCCGACGAACACGACGTGATCTGTCTCTCAGACGAGGTGTACGAACACTTCGTCTTCGACGGCGACCACCACTCGCCGCTCTCCTACGCCGACACCGACAGCGTGGTCGTCGTCAACGGCTGTTCGAAGACCTACTCGATGACGGGGTGGCGCCTCGGCTGGGTCACGGCCTCGACCCGCCGGATCGAGCGGATGCTCCGCGTCCACCAGTACATCCAGGCCTGCGCTTCCGCGCCGGCGCAGTACGCCGCCGAGGCGGCGCTCACCGGATCACAGGACGTCGTCGACGAGATGCGCGACACCTTCGAGGAGCGGCGCGACCTGTTGCTCGCTCGCTTCTCGGAGATGGGCGTCGAGGTGCCGACCCCACAGGGCGCCTTCTACGCGATGCCCCGCGTCCCGGACGGGTTCGTCGACGCCTGCATCGAGCGGGGGGTGATCGTCGTCCCCGGCGACGCCTTCGGCGCCAACGGCGCCGGCCACGCCCGCATCTCCTACGCCAACGATACCGACACCCTCGACGAGGCGCTGGACGTGATGGCGGACGTGGTGTCGGACCTGCGGTAG
- a CDS encoding amidase, with protein sequence MGRRSHRLPTPELATRIRRGDLSPVAVVDAYLDRIAACDDEINAFVDVYEDDARAAAREAERAVEAGDELGPLHGVPVAVKDNYAVAGKRFTNGSVPLADHVADADDLTVRQLRAAGAIVLGKTNTPELATKAVTDNDLFGPTGTPFDPDRTAGGSSGGSAAAVAAGMVPLALGTDGGGSLRIPASACGVFGIKPTFGRVPIALRPDGFSHHTPMRGRGPQTRTVEGGAMMLDVLAGPHPADPFALEASDVDLVAATRQSVADLTVAWTVDLDGAFPIDPRVRDVFEGAISAFESTPATVTAASPDLPRSRTELYACWKAGFAVVLAETLENLKREGRDLLGDHRDDLDAANVDLAERGRAMSAVEYRRWDVVRTELFEAMQSFFGEYDALLLPTIAVPPFEHGTWGPESVAGEAVEPPLEWTLTWPFNLTGHPAASVPAGFTDDGLPVGLQIVGPRFDDARVLALSGAFERVEPWHDAYDRVDG encoded by the coding sequence ATGGGGCGACGATCGCACCGCCTGCCGACGCCGGAACTCGCCACGCGGATCCGACGAGGGGACCTCTCGCCGGTCGCGGTCGTGGACGCGTACCTCGACCGCATCGCGGCGTGCGACGACGAGATCAACGCGTTCGTCGACGTCTACGAGGACGACGCGCGCGCCGCCGCGAGAGAGGCCGAACGCGCCGTCGAGGCCGGGGACGAACTCGGTCCGCTGCACGGCGTCCCGGTCGCGGTGAAGGACAACTACGCCGTCGCGGGCAAGCGGTTCACGAACGGGTCGGTGCCGCTGGCCGACCACGTCGCCGACGCCGACGACCTGACGGTCCGACAGCTGAGAGCCGCCGGCGCCATCGTCCTCGGCAAGACGAACACGCCGGAGCTCGCCACCAAGGCGGTCACGGACAACGACCTGTTCGGGCCGACCGGCACGCCGTTCGACCCGGATCGCACCGCCGGCGGCTCCTCGGGCGGGAGTGCGGCCGCCGTCGCCGCCGGGATGGTCCCGCTCGCCCTGGGGACGGACGGGGGCGGGTCGCTCCGGATCCCGGCGAGCGCGTGTGGCGTCTTCGGCATCAAACCCACGTTCGGCCGGGTCCCGATAGCGCTCCGCCCCGACGGCTTCAGCCACCACACGCCGATGCGCGGCCGCGGTCCACAGACCCGAACGGTCGAGGGCGGGGCGATGATGCTCGACGTCCTCGCCGGCCCGCACCCGGCCGATCCGTTCGCGCTCGAAGCGAGCGACGTCGACCTCGTCGCCGCCACCCGGCAGTCCGTCGCGGACCTGACCGTCGCCTGGACGGTCGATCTGGACGGCGCCTTTCCCATCGACCCCCGGGTCCGGGACGTCTTCGAGGGGGCGATTTCCGCCTTCGAGTCCACGCCCGCGACCGTGACGGCGGCGAGCCCCGACCTTCCCAGGAGTCGCACCGAACTGTACGCGTGCTGGAAAGCCGGGTTCGCGGTCGTACTCGCGGAGACGCTGGAGAACCTGAAACGGGAGGGGAGGGATCTGCTCGGCGACCACCGCGACGACCTCGACGCGGCGAACGTCGACCTGGCCGAGCGCGGGAGGGCGATGAGCGCGGTCGAGTACCGACGCTGGGACGTCGTCCGGACCGAACTGTTCGAGGCGATGCAGTCCTTCTTCGGGGAGTACGACGCACTACTGCTGCCGACGATCGCCGTGCCGCCGTTCGAGCACGGCACGTGGGGGCCGGAGTCGGTCGCCGGCGAGGCCGTCGAACCGCCCCTCGAGTGGACCCTGACCTGGCCGTTCAACCTGACCGGTCACCCGGCCGCATCGGTCCCCGCCGGATTCACGGACGACGGGCTCCCGGTGGGGCTCCAGATCGTCGGCCCGCGGTTCGACGACGCTCGGGTCCTCGCGCTCAGCGGCGCCTTCGAGCGGGTCGAGCCGTGGCACGACGCCTACGATCGGGTGGACGGGTGA